A single window of Botrytis cinerea B05.10 chromosome 3, complete sequence DNA harbors:
- the Bcap7 gene encoding Bcap7, which produces MYIRFLFVLVQFLGSATSRPNVVGQGYRPAAFQGPTTPRNVDTFFTLTAGINSRNGDLSGIAPANPLQKGHDWYTDLIVEGKTYPVVIDTGSSDTWIVKPNFTCLDYGTGAPTSQSVCLFGPGYPPGSGFKRIPNQHFNTTYASGENLKGTFGFVDVTLGGISVIAQIATVDTAAWLGDGTTSGLLGLAYPSITAAFNGTTFENDNAETQLPYDPIFTTMYKKHLIPPIFSLALSRPSNRIGHGNGYLALGGLPPIASHGAWAVAPIQIVAIGEGYIQGALPWPQHQVYTLTPDNFIYPGSQRQKWNPKHWSPLSMPSSSSQVQLFIDSGTTLIFLPNTISSALAALYKPPAVYNADLFAYSVPCNAKVPYFAVVIGGVSFPVDPRDMVQDDNTGTGNCVAGVSDGDPFDFYTLGDVFLKNVVVVFDVGASQLKFRSRNFY; this is translated from the exons ATGTATATTCGATTCCTTTTCGTGCTTGTTCAATTTCTGGGGTCTGCCACGTCTCGGCCAAATGTCGTGGGACAAGGCTACAGACCAGCTGCATTTCAAGGTCCTACAACTCCCAGAAATGTTGATACCTTCTTCACATTAACTGCTGGTATCAATAGTCGGAATGGTGACCTTTCAGGCATAGCTCCGGCCAATCCGCTTCAGAAG GGACACGATTGGTACACTGATTTAATAGTTGAAGGAAAAACATATCCTGTTGTTATCGATACAGGCAGTAGCGATACATGGATCGTGAAACCTAACTTCACATGTTTAGACTATGGTACTGGAGCACCAACTTCGCAAAGTGTTTGCTTATTTGGCCCAGGGTATCCCCCCGGCTCAGGCTTCAAGCGTATCCCAAACCAACATTTCAATACTACATATGCAAGTGGGGAGAATTTGAAGGGAACATTTGGCTTTGTGGATGTAACTTTGGGTGGTATTTC CGTTATTGCTCAAATCGCAACTGTTGATACAGCTGCTTGGCTTGGCGATGGTACTACAAGTGGCTTATTGGGTCTCGCATATCCGTCTAT CACCGCGGCATTCAATGGTACCACCTTTGAAAATGACAATGCGGAAACTCAAC TTCCCTATGACCCTATATTTACGACTATGTACAAAAAGCATCTCATACCCCCTATCTTCAGCCTCGCTTTGAGCAGGCCCTCAAATCGCATCGGCCATGGCAATGGATATCTAGCTTTAGGTGGCTTGCCTCCCATTGCCTCCCATGGAGCTTGGGCAGTGGCGCCAATTCAGATTGTCGCCATCGGAGAAGGATATATACAGGGGGCTCTTCCATGGCCACAGCATC AAGTCTACACACTCACACCAGACAATTTCATCTATCCTGGTAGTCAACGTCAAAAATGGAACCCCAAACACTGGTCCCCACTATCCATGCCCAGCAGCAGCTCCCAAGTTCAACTCTTCATCGACTCAGGCACTACCCTCATTTTCCTCCCTAATACCATCTCCTCCGCTCTCGCGGCACTATACAAGCCGCCTGCCGTATACAATGCAGATCTGTTTGCCTACTCTGTGCCATGCAATGCTAAGGTGCCGTATTTTGCTGTCGTTATTGGCGGCGTGTCGTTTCCTGTCGATCCAAGGGATATGGTACAGGATGATAACACGGGTACGGGGAACTGCGTAGCGGGCGTGAGTGATGGAGATCCATTTGACTTTTATACGCTTGGAGATGTGTTTTTGAAGAACGTGGTGGTTGTTTTTGATGTGGGGGCTTCCCAGTTAAAATTCAGGAGTAGAAATTTCTATTGA
- the Bcmtq1 gene encoding Bcmtq1: MPRLSHALLRRAYNISPLLPLVLRETRSLSSAINELRWLREHVDKTMSHRVPSQKWRTLLKLCQRRAIGEPLQYILGTQPFGELEIQCQPGVLIPRNRGIHNTSSKTSYQSKAFFSPNIGK; this comes from the exons ATGCCTCGGCTCTCTCATGCTCTCCTGCGCAGAGCTTACAATATCTCGCCTTTGTTACCATTAGTCCTCCGAGAAACACGCAGTCTCTCATCTGCGATTAATGAATTACGATGGCTACGTGAACATGTTGATAAAACGATGAGCCATCGTGTTCCCAGTCAAAAATGGAGGACTCTACTAAAACTCTGCCAAAGACGTGCTATAGGGGAGCCACTGCAGTATATACTCGGAACCCAGCCTTTTGGGGAACTGGAGATTCAATGCCAGCCCGGAGTACttatacctag AAACAGAGGCATACACAACACATCTAGCAAAACTTCTTATCAAAGCAAGGCGTTCTTTTCACCAAACATTGGGAAATGA
- the Bcmtq1 gene encoding Bcmtq1: MPRLSHALLRRAYNISPLLPLVLRETRSLSSAINELRWLREHVDKTMSHRVPSQKWRTLLKLCQRRAIGEPLQYILGTQPFGELEIQCQPGVLIPRPETEAYTTHLAKLLIKARRSFHQTLGNEQNPLKIVDFCSGTGCISLLLYSLLTKVYPRLEIVGLDISKKALDLSIQNVRFNDLKRSAQQSVRFEFSDVLGDEEKILDKFQGVCDVIVSNPPYISEDGFNKETTRSVRNWEPKLALVPNASRRETIHFNGDSGNSPLIKVEDVFYYRLLRFYFLLKSKILVMEVGDEAQAKRVAQMAIGSSDRIEIWRDWPDQHESGSESAEYMFLGNYEIVVKGTGMVRAVVLLSNQHFEL, encoded by the exons ATGCCTCGGCTCTCTCATGCTCTCCTGCGCAGAGCTTACAATATCTCGCCTTTGTTACCATTAGTCCTCCGAGAAACACGCAGTCTCTCATCTGCGATTAATGAATTACGATGGCTACGTGAACATGTTGATAAAACGATGAGCCATCGTGTTCCCAGTCAAAAATGGAGGACTCTACTAAAACTCTGCCAAAGACGTGCTATAGGGGAGCCACTGCAGTATATACTCGGAACCCAGCCTTTTGGGGAACTGGAGATTCAATGCCAGCCCGGAGTACttatacctag GCCAGAAACAGAGGCATACACAACACATCTAGCAAAACTTCTTATCAAAGCAAGGCGTTCTTTTCACCAAACATTGGGAAATGAGCAGAACCCACTGAAGATCGTTGATTTTTGTTCCGGGACTGGTTGCATTTCCCTTCTTTTATACTCGCTTCTGACTAAAGTATATCCTAGACTCGAGATCGTTGGTCTAGACATCTCCAAAAAAGCGCttgatttatcaattcaaaatgttcgttttaatgatttgaaaagatCTGCACAGCAAAGTGTTCGTTTCGAATTCTCTGATGTTCTCGGAGACGAGGAAAAGATCCTAGATAAATTTCAAGGCGTCTGCGATGTAATTGTGTCTAATCCCCCATATATATCAGAAGATGGATTCAACAAAGAAACGACACGATCGGTGAGGAATTGGGAACCAAAACTTGCACTGGTTCCCAATGCATCGAGGCGTGAAACCATACATTTTAATGGTGATTCTGGGAATAGTCCTCTCATCAAAGTGGAGGATGTTTTCTATTATCGATTGCTGcgattttattttcttttgaagtCGAAAATTCTTGTAATGGAAGTGGGCGATGAGGCACAGGCAAAAAGAGTGGCCCAAATGGCAATTGGCTCTTCAgatagaattgaaatatgGAGGGACTGGCCAGACCAACACGAATCTGGAAGCGAAAGTGCAGAATATATGTTTCTTGGCAATTACGAAATAGTAGTCAAAGGCACTGGGATGGTTAGAGCTGTCGTCTTGCTCTCCAATCaacattttgaattataa